A section of the Trichomycterus rosablanca isolate fTriRos1 chromosome 6, fTriRos1.hap1, whole genome shotgun sequence genome encodes:
- the LOC134316727 gene encoding isotocin receptor-like yields the protein METFQKEPLNESWNLNESGAVNRTGHPLKRNEEVAKIEVAVLFVVLLLALVGNLYVLAALHISKRAQSRMHFFMKHLCIADLVVAVFQVLPQLIWDITFRFYGPDFLCRLVKYLQVVGMFASTYLLVLMSVDRCLAICQPLRSLQHSKDRVYVLASWLLSLLLSLPQVYIFSLKEMAQGVYDCWGDFVHPWGTKAYVTWISLAIYIIPVAILSVCYSLTSFKIWQNFKLKSRRQHCVSRCPGDGMTLSRVSSVKLISKAKIRTVKMTFVVVLAYVVCWTPFFFVQMWSAWDPMAPREAMPFIITMLLASLNSCCNPWIYMFFAGHLFRDLMQHCLKTLRCASVTQQNSRSQSAGMVMKSSQKSLSQTSTT from the exons ATGGAGACTTTCCAGAAAGAACCACTGAACGAATCATGGAATCTTAATGAAAGTGGAGCTGTGAACAGAACTGGGCATCCTTTAAAACGCAATGAGGAGGTGGCTAAAATCGAAGTTGCTGTGCTGTTTGTGGTGCTGTTGCTGGCACTCGTTGGGAACCTGTACGTGCTGGCTGCACTTCATATCAGTAAACGCGCACAATCAAGAATGCACTTTTTCATGAAGCACCTGTGCATTGCAGATCTGGTGGTGGCCGTTTTTCAAGTCCTTCCACAGCTCATCTGGGACATCACCTTTCGCTTCTATGGGCCGGACTTCTTGTGTCGCCTGGTGAAATATCTTCAGGTGGTGGGCATGTTTGCCTCCACCTACCTGCTTGTGTTGATGTCAGTCGACAGATGCCTTGCTATTTGCCAACCGTTACGCTCATTGCAGCACAGTAAGGACCGGGTGTATGTTCTCGCCTCGTGGCTCCTCAGCCTGCTGCTCAGCCTGCCTCAGGTGTACATCTTCTCCCTTAAAGAGATGGCCCAGGGAGTCTACGACTGTTGGGGAGATTTTGTGCACCCATGGGGCACCAAAGCCTACGTCACGTGGATAAGCCTGGCCATCTACATCATCCCTGTTGCTATTCTGAGTGTCTGCTATAGCCTCACAAGTTTTAAAATATGGCAGAACTTTAAGTTGAAAAGCAGAAGGCAGCATTGTGTGTCAAGGTGCCCAGGTGATGGCATGACACTTTCACGTGTCAGCAGTGTAAAGCTTATCTCCAAGGCAAAAATCAGAACAGTGAAAATGACATTCGTTGTCGTCCTGGCCTACGTTGTGTGCTGGACACCATTCTTCTTTGTGCAGATGTGGTCAGCTTGGGATCCGATGGCACCAAGAGAAG CGATGCCATTTATCATCACAATGCTACTGGCTAGCCTGAACAGCTGCTGTAACCCCTGGATCTACATGTTCTTTGCCGGTCACCTGTTCCGGGACCTGATGCAGCACTGCCTAAAGACATTGCGCTGTGCCTCTGTAACCCAACAAAATTCAAGGAGTCAATCAGCTGGAATGGTAATGAAGAGCAGTCAGAAAAGCCTGAGTCAGACCTCAACCACATGA